In Rhizobium sp. ARZ01, a genomic segment contains:
- a CDS encoding LssY C-terminal domain-containing protein: MRHRTKIRFTLVSLLALAAVYLLVSYFLVPEIWIFRDAKRIGSLSSMVTTTADDIPGDPINVGLVGSKEEVIRAFAAAGWDPADKITLRSSIDIGLSVVLDRPDLDAPVSPLFFEGRKQDLAFEKPVGRSADERNHVRFWLTERTGTDGRPLWLGSASFDRGVGLSHDTGQITHHIGPDVDAERDLVIGDLGKAGQLSSTYEVAGIGATASGRNGGGDPYFTDGKALVGVLLSRPSQ; this comes from the coding sequence ATGCGTCACCGCACAAAGATCCGCTTCACACTTGTGAGCCTCCTGGCCCTGGCGGCGGTTTATCTGCTCGTCAGCTATTTCCTTGTGCCGGAGATATGGATTTTTCGGGATGCAAAGCGCATCGGAAGCCTGAGCAGCATGGTCACCACCACCGCTGACGACATTCCGGGAGATCCCATCAATGTCGGCCTTGTCGGCTCCAAGGAGGAGGTGATCCGCGCCTTTGCTGCGGCCGGTTGGGATCCAGCAGATAAAATCACCCTGCGGTCATCGATCGATATCGGCCTGAGTGTGGTTCTGGACCGGCCGGACCTCGACGCGCCGGTCAGTCCGCTCTTCTTCGAGGGGCGAAAGCAGGATCTTGCCTTCGAGAAGCCGGTGGGACGAAGCGCCGACGAACGCAACCACGTCCGTTTTTGGCTGACCGAGCGCACCGGCACCGACGGTCGCCCGCTCTGGCTCGGTTCGGCAAGCTTCGATCGCGGGGTAGGCCTCAGCCACGACACAGGCCAGATCACCCACCACATCGGACCCGATGTCGACGCGGAGCGCGATCTCGTCATCGGAGATCTGGGCAAGGCCGGCCAGCTTTCCTCGACATACGAGGTCGCCGGCATCGGCGCGACGGCGAGCGGCCGCAACGGCGGCGGCGATCCCTATTTTACCGACGGAAAGGCGCTTGTCGGGGTGCTGCTTTCCCGACCCAGCCAATAG
- a CDS encoding RNA polymerase sigma factor: MSAAPRRIEKPGADITALSDMALVELARADDEAAIRVIVQRHNRRLFRAARAIVRNDAEAEDIVQATYVQAFTHLETFRREAQFSTWLTRIAVNEALGRVRRRKTTTGLEELEMQRGGSDGGEVLRFPISPWTSDPETELARSQARFLLERAVDSLPPEFRAVFVLRDVEGMSTHDTALHLDLRSETVKTRLHRARKLMRAAIERQLAGSLSALFPFDGARCASMADRVVEALKAARTP; encoded by the coding sequence ATGAGCGCGGCACCTCGCAGGATCGAAAAGCCGGGTGCGGACATCACGGCGCTCTCCGATATGGCGCTTGTCGAGCTTGCGAGGGCCGACGATGAGGCCGCTATCCGCGTGATCGTCCAGCGCCACAATCGGCGTCTTTTCCGGGCTGCGCGGGCGATCGTCCGCAACGATGCCGAAGCCGAGGATATCGTCCAGGCAACCTATGTTCAGGCGTTCACCCATCTGGAGACTTTCAGACGGGAAGCGCAGTTTTCGACCTGGCTGACGCGGATCGCCGTCAACGAAGCGCTCGGCCGTGTGCGCCGCCGGAAAACAACGACAGGCCTCGAGGAGCTTGAGATGCAACGCGGTGGATCGGATGGAGGTGAGGTGTTGCGCTTCCCGATATCCCCTTGGACAAGTGATCCGGAAACCGAGCTTGCGCGCAGCCAGGCGCGTTTCCTGCTGGAGCGTGCCGTCGACAGCCTGCCTCCGGAATTTCGGGCGGTATTCGTCCTGCGGGACGTGGAAGGGATGAGCACGCATGACACGGCATTGCATCTCGACCTCCGCAGCGAGACGGTCAAGACACGGCTGCACCGGGCGCGCAAGCTGATGCGCGCGGCGATTGAAAGACAACTGGCCGGATCGCTTTCGGCCCTCTTTCCCTTCGATGGCGCACGCTGTGCGTCGATGGCGGACCGGGTGGTTGAGGCGCTGAAAGCCGCAAGGACACCTTGA
- a CDS encoding cupredoxin family copper-binding protein, whose amino-acid sequence MALLLLPVSSAVATEHQITIAGMKFIPASIQLKAGDVVVWKNDDIFRHTATARAGSFNVDLPPKAEKRETITVAGVTDYYCRFHPAMKGKLEVEP is encoded by the coding sequence ATGGCGCTGCTTCTCCTCCCGGTGTCGTCTGCGGTTGCGACGGAACACCAGATCACGATTGCCGGGATGAAATTCATCCCGGCGTCGATCCAGTTGAAGGCCGGCGATGTGGTCGTTTGGAAGAACGATGATATATTTCGGCATACGGCCACGGCGCGCGCCGGCAGCTTCAACGTCGATCTGCCGCCGAAAGCGGAAAAGCGCGAGACGATCACCGTGGCCGGCGTGACCGACTATTATTGCCGGTTCCATCCTGCGATGAAAGGCAAGCTGGAGGTCGAGCCGTGA
- a CDS encoding DUF4142 domain-containing protein: MLKRLLAATFLAAAFGGVAVAADAKPNDLQIAHIAYTAGNIDVEAAQQALTKSKNAEVLEFAKTMERDHKAVNEQALALVKKLNVTPEDNAISQSLTASAAKERETLASLDGPAFDKAYIANEVAYHRTVNGALADTLIPSAQNAELKALLETGLALFQQHQAHAEHLASTVD, from the coding sequence ATGCTGAAACGACTTCTCGCCGCAACCTTCCTGGCCGCGGCTTTCGGCGGTGTTGCCGTTGCGGCAGATGCCAAGCCGAACGATCTGCAGATCGCCCACATCGCCTACACGGCAGGAAACATCGATGTCGAGGCGGCCCAACAGGCGCTGACGAAGAGCAAGAATGCCGAAGTGCTCGAGTTCGCAAAGACGATGGAGCGGGACCACAAGGCCGTCAACGAACAGGCGCTGGCGCTCGTCAAGAAACTGAACGTTACGCCTGAGGACAACGCCATCAGCCAGTCGCTTACGGCCAGCGCTGCGAAGGAGCGCGAAACGCTTGCCTCGCTGGATGGGCCCGCCTTCGACAAGGCCTACATCGCCAACGAGGTGGCCTACCATAGGACGGTCAATGGCGCTTTGGCGGACACACTGATCCCGTCTGCACAGAATGCGGAACTCAAGGCGCTGTTGGAAACCGGGCTGGCGCTCTTCCAGCAGCACCAGGCACATGCCGAGCATCTCGCCTCCACGGTCGACTAG
- a CDS encoding YdeI/OmpD-associated family protein, with translation MAPIKVDPDKVHEFEDAAAFYTWLGSHHDSQNEVWIKVHKVASGLKSITPVEAIDVVLCWGWIDGIRKAFDEKSFLQRYTPRGKKSTWSAINVDNVARLIAEGRMTEHGLKEVDEAKADGRWDRAYASGKDMHIPEDLQAAIDAEPKAREMLQKLSKQNRFALAFRVHNMKTEAGRKRKIEAFVDMLKRGETIYPQGKKSA, from the coding sequence ATGGCGCCGATCAAGGTTGACCCCGACAAGGTTCACGAATTCGAGGACGCAGCCGCATTTTACACCTGGCTCGGATCTCACCATGACAGCCAGAACGAAGTCTGGATCAAGGTGCACAAGGTAGCCTCCGGACTGAAGTCGATCACTCCCGTCGAAGCCATCGACGTCGTTCTTTGCTGGGGCTGGATCGACGGTATCCGCAAGGCATTCGACGAAAAGAGCTTCCTGCAGCGCTACACGCCGCGGGGCAAAAAGAGCACCTGGAGCGCGATCAACGTCGACAACGTCGCCCGCCTGATCGCCGAGGGGCGGATGACGGAACACGGGCTGAAGGAAGTCGACGAAGCCAAAGCAGACGGGCGCTGGGATCGCGCCTATGCCAGCGGCAAGGATATGCACATCCCTGAGGATCTGCAGGCGGCCATCGATGCCGAGCCCAAAGCGAGGGAGATGCTGCAAAAACTCAGCAAGCAGAACAGGTTCGCGCTGGCGTTCCGCGTCCACAACATGAAGACCGAGGCTGGACGAAAGCGGAAGATCGAAGCCTTCGTGGATATGCTGAAGCGCGGCGAGACGATTTACCCGCAGGGGAAGAAATCGGCCTAG
- a CDS encoding GlxA family transcriptional regulator has product MLDPSSETLELDILILPETNLILVASLIEPLRAANRISGQELYRWRIFSPDGAAIETRSRIPVPVDGPFRPEQETVPLFILSSYQWEESATPALRMQLSRTARYRTMMAGIESGSWLLAEASLLDGHSVTIHWEDMEDFAAAYPQITVLRERYVIDGKRITTGGSLPTLDLMLEVIRRRQGYSLALEVSRLFIYEHERTGGLLQVPALGNMRVADHRVSQAVRLMEETVEVPMTLARLARRIGISARYLQDLFHETMGVAPHQHYLALRLNAARRKVIETKNEFADIAAVTGFNSSSAFSRSYRAHYHESPTETRRRLRTVGKG; this is encoded by the coding sequence ATGCTCGATCCATCTTCCGAGACGCTAGAATTGGACATTCTTATCCTACCGGAGACGAATCTGATCCTAGTCGCCTCGCTGATCGAGCCGCTCCGCGCAGCAAACCGCATTTCCGGTCAAGAGCTCTATCGCTGGCGGATTTTTTCGCCTGATGGCGCTGCGATCGAGACGAGGAGCCGGATTCCCGTGCCCGTCGACGGGCCGTTTCGGCCCGAGCAGGAGACGGTGCCGCTGTTCATCCTGTCGAGCTACCAGTGGGAGGAGAGTGCGACGCCCGCCTTGCGTATGCAACTTTCGAGGACAGCGCGGTATCGCACGATGATGGCGGGCATCGAATCAGGCAGCTGGCTCCTGGCGGAGGCGAGCCTGCTCGACGGGCATTCCGTCACGATCCACTGGGAGGACATGGAGGACTTCGCCGCGGCCTATCCGCAGATCACCGTTCTCAGGGAGCGGTACGTCATCGACGGCAAGCGGATCACCACCGGCGGCTCGCTGCCGACGCTGGACCTGATGCTGGAGGTCATTCGCCGCCGGCAAGGCTATTCGCTGGCGCTCGAGGTTTCGCGGCTGTTCATCTACGAGCACGAGCGTACCGGCGGACTGCTGCAGGTGCCGGCGCTTGGCAACATGCGCGTCGCCGATCATCGCGTCAGCCAGGCGGTGCGCCTGATGGAGGAGACGGTTGAGGTACCCATGACCCTTGCCCGTCTTGCGCGCCGCATCGGTATCAGCGCGCGCTACCTGCAGGATCTTTTCCATGAGACGATGGGGGTCGCACCGCACCAGCATTACCTCGCACTTCGCCTTAACGCGGCGCGACGGAAGGTGATCGAGACGAAGAACGAATTCGCCGACATCGCCGCTGTGACCGGGTTCAACTCGTCTTCCGCATTCTCGCGCAGCTATCGCGCGCACTACCACGAAAGCCCCACGGAGACGCGGCGGCGTCTCAGGACGGTGGGGAAGGGGTAA
- a CDS encoding 3-keto-5-aminohexanoate cleavage protein: MPLAMNRDVFITCAVTGSGDTANKSRHVPRSPKEIAEAAVEAAKAGAAIVHCHVRDPETGAPSRRNDLYKEVTDRIRQAEVDVVLNLTAGMGGDIIFGDVESPLPFKEKGTDMVGATERVSHVAECLPEICTLDCGTMNFSLGDYVMTNTPSMLRAMAKQMTDLGVRPEIEAFDTGHLWFAKQLVEEGLIEDPVLIQLCMGIPWGAPDDLNTYMAMVNNVPDNWTFSAFSIGRNALAYPAAAVLAGGNVRVGLEDNLYVGKGQLATNGQLVEKAVTVIENMGARVIGPAEVREKLKLTKR, from the coding sequence ATGCCCCTCGCCATGAATCGCGATGTCTTCATCACCTGTGCCGTCACCGGCTCGGGCGACACTGCCAACAAATCCCGCCATGTTCCGCGCTCGCCCAAGGAAATCGCGGAAGCCGCCGTCGAAGCCGCCAAGGCCGGCGCGGCCATCGTCCACTGCCACGTCCGCGATCCGGAAACCGGCGCGCCCTCCCGCCGCAACGATCTCTACAAGGAAGTCACCGACCGTATCCGCCAGGCGGAAGTCGACGTCGTGCTGAACCTGACCGCCGGCATGGGCGGCGACATCATATTCGGTGATGTCGAAAGCCCGCTGCCGTTCAAGGAAAAAGGCACCGACATGGTCGGCGCCACCGAGCGCGTCTCGCACGTTGCCGAATGCCTGCCGGAAATCTGCACGCTCGATTGCGGTACGATGAACTTCTCGCTCGGCGACTACGTCATGACCAACACGCCGTCGATGCTGCGGGCCATGGCCAAGCAGATGACCGATCTCGGCGTGCGCCCCGAAATCGAGGCCTTCGACACCGGTCACCTCTGGTTCGCCAAGCAACTGGTCGAGGAAGGTCTGATCGAGGACCCGGTACTGATCCAGCTCTGCATGGGCATTCCGTGGGGCGCGCCTGACGATCTCAATACCTACATGGCCATGGTCAACAACGTGCCTGACAACTGGACCTTCTCGGCGTTTTCGATCGGCCGCAACGCGCTTGCCTACCCGGCGGCCGCCGTACTTGCCGGTGGCAACGTCCGCGTTGGTCTCGAAGACAACCTCTATGTCGGCAAGGGCCAGCTCGCGACCAACGGGCAGCTCGTGGAAAAGGCAGTTACCGTGATCGAGAACATGGGTGCCCGCGTCATCGGCCCGGCCGAGGTGCGTGAGAAGCTGAAGCTGACGAAGCGATAG
- a CDS encoding carnitine 3-dehydrogenase, translating to MTKIQKAACIGGGVIGGAWAARFVLAGIDVSIFDPHPEAERIIGEVMANAERAYGMLTMAPLPPKGKVIFCKSIEEAVQGADWIQESVPERVDLKRGVITQIDAAADPKALIGSSTSGIMPTDLQRDMKHPERMFVAHPYNPVYLLPLAELVGGQKTAKATLEDAKAKLATIGMKGVIIQKEIEAFVGDRLLEAVWREGLWLIKDDICDTETLDDVIRYSFGMRWAQMGMFETYRIAGGEAGMRHFIAQFGPCLSWPWTKLTDVVDLTDELVDKIANQSDAQSGARGIRELERIRDQNLVGIMHALKAGDDGRGWGAGKLLAEFEDHLWANAKKPEIDLGAARPLHILDTKVNAAWVDYNGHMTEHRYLQVFGDTSDGVLRLIGVDLDYVRDGHSYYTVETHIRNLGEAKLGDALYSTCQILSSDEKRLHIFSTIYNAETKQAVATAEQMMLHVDSKAGKAVPAPGKVLDKLATLTKAHSTLPLPEGAGRHVGQKR from the coding sequence ATGACCAAAATCCAAAAAGCAGCCTGCATCGGCGGCGGCGTCATCGGCGGGGCTTGGGCTGCACGCTTCGTGCTGGCAGGCATTGATGTCAGCATCTTCGACCCGCACCCCGAGGCCGAGCGCATCATCGGCGAAGTGATGGCGAATGCCGAACGCGCCTATGGCATGCTGACCATGGCGCCGCTGCCACCGAAGGGTAAGGTGATCTTCTGCAAGAGCATTGAAGAGGCCGTGCAAGGCGCTGACTGGATTCAGGAAAGCGTGCCCGAGCGGGTGGATCTGAAACGCGGCGTCATCACGCAGATCGACGCTGCTGCCGATCCGAAGGCGCTCATCGGCTCTTCGACATCGGGCATCATGCCGACCGACCTGCAGCGCGACATGAAGCATCCCGAGCGCATGTTCGTCGCTCACCCCTATAACCCCGTCTACCTCCTGCCGCTCGCCGAACTCGTCGGCGGCCAGAAGACGGCGAAGGCGACCCTCGAAGACGCCAAGGCGAAGCTCGCGACCATCGGCATGAAGGGCGTGATCATCCAGAAGGAGATCGAAGCCTTCGTCGGCGACCGTCTTCTCGAAGCGGTGTGGCGTGAAGGTCTCTGGCTGATCAAGGACGACATCTGCGACACCGAAACGCTCGACGATGTGATCCGCTACTCGTTTGGCATGCGCTGGGCGCAGATGGGCATGTTCGAGACCTACCGCATCGCCGGCGGCGAGGCCGGCATGCGCCACTTCATCGCCCAGTTCGGCCCCTGCCTGTCCTGGCCCTGGACGAAGCTCACGGATGTCGTCGACCTGACCGACGAACTGGTCGACAAGATCGCCAACCAGTCCGACGCCCAGTCCGGCGCCCGCGGCATCCGCGAGCTGGAGCGCATCCGCGACCAGAACCTCGTCGGCATCATGCACGCGCTGAAGGCCGGCGATGACGGCCGCGGCTGGGGCGCAGGCAAGCTGCTCGCCGAGTTCGAGGATCATCTCTGGGCCAACGCGAAGAAGCCGGAGATCGATCTCGGAGCGGCCAGGCCGCTGCATATCCTCGACACCAAGGTCAACGCCGCATGGGTCGATTACAACGGCCATATGACCGAGCACCGCTACCTGCAGGTCTTCGGCGACACCTCCGATGGCGTGCTGCGCCTGATCGGCGTCGACCTGGACTATGTCCGTGACGGCCACAGCTACTACACGGTCGAGACCCACATCCGGAATCTCGGCGAGGCCAAGCTCGGCGATGCGCTCTACTCGACCTGCCAGATTCTGTCGTCGGACGAAAAGCGCCTGCACATCTTCTCGACCATTTACAACGCCGAGACGAAGCAAGCTGTTGCCACGGCCGAACAGATGATGCTGCATGTCGACAGCAAGGCCGGCAAGGCGGTGCCTGCGCCCGGCAAGGTGCTCGACAAGCTGGCCACGCTGACCAAGGCCCATTCGACACTACCGCTGCCGGAAGGCGCTGGTCGGCACGTCGGGCAGAAACGATAG
- a CDS encoding acyl-CoA dehydrogenase family protein translates to MNFALTDEQQMIVDTVRSFVETEIYPHENEVERTGFVPPELGQEIARKCKEIGFFGCNMPEEVGGAGLDHTAFTLVERELGRGSMALTVFFGRPSGILMACNDEQRERYLLPAVSGEKFDALAMTEPDAGSDVRGMKCFARKDGDDWIVNGTKHFISHANIADFVIVFIATGEEDTPRGKKKLITCFLVDRGTPGFEIRDGYNSVSHRGYKNCILNFDDCRLSSSQILGEVHKGFDIANDWLYATRLTVAATSVGRARRAFDYALSYAAERKQFGKPIGANQGVSFKLADMITEIDAADLLTLSAAWRLDQGLPSNREIASAKVYATEMLARVTDEAIQIYGGMGLMDDLPLARFWRDARVERIWDGTSEIQRHIISRDLLRPLGA, encoded by the coding sequence ATGAATTTCGCACTGACAGACGAACAGCAGATGATCGTCGACACGGTCCGCAGCTTCGTCGAGACCGAGATCTATCCGCATGAGAACGAGGTGGAGCGCACCGGCTTCGTGCCGCCGGAGCTCGGCCAGGAGATTGCGCGCAAGTGCAAGGAGATCGGCTTCTTCGGCTGCAACATGCCGGAGGAAGTCGGCGGCGCGGGCCTCGATCACACCGCTTTTACCCTGGTCGAGCGCGAACTCGGCCGCGGTTCGATGGCGCTGACCGTGTTCTTCGGCCGTCCCTCCGGCATCCTGATGGCCTGCAACGACGAGCAGCGCGAGCGGTATCTGCTGCCCGCCGTCAGCGGCGAAAAGTTCGATGCACTCGCCATGACCGAGCCGGACGCAGGCTCCGACGTGCGCGGCATGAAGTGCTTCGCCAGGAAGGACGGCGATGACTGGATCGTCAACGGCACCAAGCACTTCATCAGCCATGCCAACATCGCCGATTTCGTTATCGTCTTCATCGCCACCGGCGAGGAAGATACGCCACGGGGAAAGAAGAAGCTGATCACCTGCTTCCTCGTCGACCGCGGCACGCCGGGCTTCGAGATCCGCGACGGCTACAATTCGGTCTCACACCGCGGCTACAAGAACTGCATCCTCAACTTCGACGACTGCCGTCTGTCATCCTCCCAGATTCTTGGCGAGGTCCACAAGGGCTTCGACATCGCCAATGACTGGCTCTACGCAACGCGCCTGACCGTCGCTGCCACTTCGGTCGGCCGTGCTCGCCGCGCCTTCGACTATGCGCTCTCCTACGCGGCAGAGCGCAAACAGTTCGGCAAGCCGATCGGTGCGAACCAGGGCGTCTCGTTCAAGCTTGCCGACATGATCACCGAGATCGATGCCGCCGACCTCCTGACGCTCTCGGCCGCCTGGCGCCTCGACCAGGGCCTGCCGTCGAACCGCGAGATCGCCTCGGCAAAGGTCTACGCCACCGAGATGCTCGCCCGCGTCACCGACGAGGCGATCCAGATCTATGGCGGCATGGGCCTGATGGACGACCTTCCGCTCGCCCGCTTCTGGCGCGACGCCCGCGTCGAACGAATCTGGGACGGCACCTCGGAAATCCAGCGGCACATCATCAGCCGCGACCTGCTGCGGCCGCTGGGAGCGTAA
- a CDS encoding acetate--CoA ligase family protein, whose translation MTRSLDRLIRPRSIAVFGGKEAGRVVEQCDKMGFTGEIWPVHPTKDEIRGRKCYRSIADLPGAPDASFVGVNRQLTIEIIRDLSARRAGGAVCYASGFREAVTELADGDDLQKALVEAAGDMPILGPNCYGFINMLDGALLWPDQHGMVRVDKGVAVLTQSSNIACNISMQMRGLPLAYILTAGNQAQTGLCDLACAVLEDPRVTAVGLHIEGFDSIESLERLARLARELKKPVVTLKVGKSEQAQLATVSHTASLAGNDAVSSALLARLGIGRVETLPELLETLKLLHLHGPLESFDISSMSCSGGEASLMADAGVKRKTVYRELREEQRLPLREALGQMVTISNPLDYHTFVWGNHEKQTTAFTAMMKGGYALNLIVLDFPRQDRCDAADWITTCEAVIDASKATGAVAGIVASMGENMPEGTALMLMENGVVPFMGIEEALAAAETAAMIGEIWARPLPAPLVKVQPAAGEAVTLTEHEAKRALAAHGLPVPEGRVAETAEEAARAAEALGFPVVLKGLGVAHKTEAGAVKLNLLSRGAVLEAAASMAGVASGYLVEKMVGKPVAELIVGAMRDPVAGPVLTVGAGGILVELLEDSAILTLPTDEPAIREAISGLKIAKLLAGYRGAPAGDIDALVGAVAAAASYVVSNASIVDELDINPIMVLPQGDGVVAADALIRLRK comes from the coding sequence ATGACACGTTCCCTCGATCGCCTGATCCGACCCCGTTCCATTGCCGTGTTCGGCGGCAAGGAGGCGGGTCGCGTCGTCGAACAATGCGACAAGATGGGCTTCACCGGCGAAATCTGGCCGGTACACCCGACCAAAGACGAAATCCGCGGCCGCAAATGCTACCGCTCCATCGCCGACCTTCCCGGCGCACCGGACGCCTCCTTCGTCGGCGTCAACCGCCAGCTCACCATCGAGATCATCCGCGACCTGTCCGCGCGCCGTGCCGGCGGCGCGGTCTGCTATGCCTCCGGCTTTCGCGAGGCGGTGACCGAGCTTGCCGACGGCGACGACCTGCAAAAAGCCCTTGTGGAAGCTGCCGGTGACATGCCGATCCTCGGCCCCAACTGCTACGGCTTCATCAACATGCTGGACGGCGCCCTGCTCTGGCCCGATCAGCACGGCATGGTTCGCGTCGACAAGGGCGTGGCCGTCCTGACTCAGTCCTCCAACATCGCCTGCAACATTTCCATGCAGATGCGCGGCCTGCCGCTCGCCTACATCCTGACGGCAGGCAACCAGGCGCAGACTGGCTTGTGCGACCTCGCCTGCGCGGTGCTCGAGGACCCGCGGGTCACCGCCGTCGGCCTGCATATCGAAGGCTTCGACAGCATCGAATCCCTCGAGCGGCTTGCCCGTCTCGCCCGCGAACTGAAGAAGCCGGTTGTCACGCTCAAGGTCGGCAAGTCCGAACAGGCGCAGCTTGCAACCGTCTCTCACACCGCCTCGCTGGCCGGCAACGACGCCGTGTCGTCCGCCCTGCTGGCGCGCCTCGGCATCGGCCGCGTCGAAACATTGCCCGAACTGTTGGAGACATTGAAACTCCTGCATCTGCACGGTCCATTGGAGAGCTTCGACATCTCGTCGATGAGCTGTTCTGGCGGTGAGGCCTCGCTGATGGCCGACGCCGGCGTCAAGCGGAAGACTGTCTATCGCGAACTCCGCGAGGAGCAGCGCTTGCCCTTGCGCGAAGCGCTCGGTCAGATGGTGACGATCTCCAACCCGCTCGACTACCACACCTTCGTCTGGGGCAACCACGAGAAGCAGACCACGGCCTTCACCGCGATGATGAAGGGCGGTTATGCGCTGAACCTGATCGTGCTCGATTTTCCTCGGCAGGACCGCTGCGACGCCGCCGACTGGATCACGACCTGCGAGGCCGTGATCGACGCCTCGAAGGCAACGGGTGCCGTCGCCGGCATTGTCGCCAGCATGGGCGAGAACATGCCGGAAGGCACGGCCCTGATGCTGATGGAAAACGGCGTCGTTCCGTTCATGGGGATCGAGGAGGCACTTGCAGCAGCAGAAACCGCAGCGATGATCGGCGAGATCTGGGCACGGCCCCTACCCGCCCCGCTCGTCAAGGTCCAGCCCGCAGCGGGAGAAGCAGTCACACTCACCGAGCATGAGGCCAAGCGGGCACTTGCCGCGCATGGTCTTCCCGTGCCGGAAGGCCGGGTTGCGGAAACCGCCGAAGAGGCGGCACGGGCTGCCGAGGCGCTCGGTTTCCCGGTCGTGCTCAAGGGGCTCGGCGTCGCCCATAAGACGGAAGCAGGTGCGGTCAAGCTCAACCTGCTATCCCGCGGCGCGGTGCTGGAGGCGGCGGCATCGATGGCCGGTGTCGCCTCCGGCTACCTTGTCGAGAAAATGGTCGGCAAACCGGTCGCAGAACTCATCGTCGGCGCCATGCGCGATCCCGTCGCCGGACCTGTGTTGACGGTCGGCGCCGGCGGTATTCTTGTCGAACTGCTGGAAGATTCGGCAATCCTGACACTCCCGACCGACGAGCCGGCAATCCGCGAAGCGATATCCGGCTTGAAGATTGCCAAGCTGCTCGCTGGCTATCGCGGCGCGCCGGCTGGCGATATCGACGCGCTTGTTGGCGCGGTCGCAGCAGCGGCATCCTATGTCGTTTCAAACGCTTCAATTGTCGATGAACTCGATATCAATCCTATCATGGTGCTTCCGCAAGGCGATGGAGTCGTCGCGGCTGATGCCCTGATCCGTCTGAGGAAGTGA
- a CDS encoding carnitinyl-CoA dehydratase, producing the protein MSGPIRQRREGGILEVTIDRPKANAIDLVTSRIMGEIFRDFRDDDRLRVAIITGAGEKFFCPGWDLKAAAAGDAVDGDYGVGGFGGMQELRDLNKPIIAAVNGICCGGGLEIALSTDMILAAEHATFALPEIRSGTVADAASIKLPKRIPYHIAMDMLLTGRWLDAQEAHRWGFVNEILPADKLLDRAWELARLLESGPPLVYAAIKEVVRAAEGETFQTTMNKITRRQFKTVDILYSSEDQLEGARAFAEKRDPVWKGR; encoded by the coding sequence ATGTCCGGACCGATCCGTCAACGCCGCGAAGGCGGCATTCTGGAAGTCACCATCGACAGGCCGAAGGCGAACGCCATCGACCTGGTGACAAGCCGCATCATGGGCGAAATCTTCCGCGATTTTCGCGACGACGACCGCCTGCGCGTCGCCATCATCACTGGTGCTGGGGAAAAATTCTTCTGCCCCGGCTGGGACCTGAAGGCGGCTGCCGCGGGCGACGCAGTCGACGGCGACTACGGTGTCGGCGGTTTCGGCGGCATGCAGGAACTGCGCGACCTGAACAAGCCGATCATTGCCGCCGTCAATGGCATCTGCTGCGGCGGCGGTCTCGAGATCGCGCTGTCGACTGACATGATCCTTGCCGCTGAGCACGCGACCTTCGCCCTGCCCGAAATCCGGTCCGGCACGGTTGCCGACGCCGCCTCGATCAAGCTGCCCAAGCGCATCCCCTATCACATCGCGATGGATATGCTCCTGACCGGACGCTGGCTTGACGCCCAGGAGGCGCATCGTTGGGGCTTCGTCAACGAGATCCTGCCTGCCGACAAGCTACTGGACCGCGCCTGGGAACTGGCGCGCCTGCTCGAAAGCGGCCCACCGCTCGTCTATGCCGCGATCAAGGAAGTGGTGCGCGCCGCCGAGGGAGAAACCTTCCAGACGACGATGAACAAGATCACTCGCCGCCAGTTCAAGACTGTGGATATCCTTTACTCGAGCGAGGACCAGTTGGAGGGCGCGCGCGCGTTCGCCGAGAAGCGCGACCCAGTATGGAAAGGCCGCTGA